The Podospora pseudoanserina strain CBS 124.78 chromosome 7 map unlocalized CBS124.78p_7, whole genome shotgun sequence region TCCGCCAGATGAATTAAGTTGGATGACTTTGATGGTTTTGCGGTTTTGTCTTTGGTCAAGGGAATTGGCATGGGTGCATGGCGTTAAATGGAAGCCGGGTTGGGTGGCTCCGGGGAATCAATACCACAACACGAAGTCGTTCTTGCACACCATTCTTCCCACAGTTGATGAAGTAGATTGCCCCCTTACTGGCCAGGACGCAGCCCAATTCTATGAAGCTGTTGCTCAATGTGTTTCCGCCCCCTGATATGAAGTGATTTGAACAACCTCCAGGCATTGATGTCTATTATTACATAGGTCTTCCCCGAATAAGTAGCCCTACATGCTTATCATTGCGCAATGCTCCCCGAGGCTATCATATCTTTATGTCAAAGCTTGTGCCACACCCACAACTACTTGTAGCGAGAGGATTGTCCACGATTTTAAACTGCGATCCAATAAGTTCCATCGTAAAGTCCACCTTACTCCCCTTTAAAAGCTCAAGAGAAGGAGTGTCAAGAATGATTTTTGGAGCTGTCAAATCAGTTGGGGCACTCTCACCATCGGCTGCAAAGGTAAAGATAGTATCATCTTCTCCGATCGCGGATGTACTCTCTGCTGCCCCGTcggttgccgaggaggaatgCAGTGAATCAGGAAGAGTGACCAGCTTCATCAGATATTGAAACCCATGACAGCCACCGGACTCTACTTGAATACGAAGGGCGAGGTATGGGTTAGAGTCCTTAGCCATAATCTCGGAAAGACGCTGTAAAATACCTCGTCAGAGGGAAGCTCAACGAGCCGGACTTGAATAGCAGGGACGAACCTTGGCTGCGCGCGGAGTGATCTCCAACATCATTTCCTGGCCATCATCGTCCGTTTGGGGGTTGAAGAGTGCACGAGTGGTACCGCTTGGgggagcggtggtggcggcagaCCGCGGCATCGTGGTTGTGAAGCTCCGTCTTGTGAGATTACCTCGGGGAGAGCAAGGACGCCATGATGATCTAGGACTCCTCGCGGCAATTTGGCTGGGGCCCGATTGGTGAGGTATTTGGCGAGTGCATGCAGTAGGCACAGAGTGATGCGCCCGAGTTGGCCCAGAGGCGCTCCGCACtggcagagggaggagaagatcgaggatggagggggaggtcgcGATGGCCCGGCGGCGCATGCTGAGCTGAATAAAGAGACTCGCGGTGGCGGGAGGGTTGACACAGTGCAGTGGTGGCATTCTTGACTCTTAAGACGGCTTTAGGAACAGTTGTATTCAGGGGATGGATGCTCAGCGCCGTTGACGAGGTGCTGTTAGGTAGAGTTGGTCTGTCGGTGAAATGCCGGTGCCGTTCTGCAAGCGATGGCAGGAGGTTTGCAAAATTTCCGGTGATGTCAGGGCCGAGACCCGGGAAGCTGCAAAGCGCTGACCAATCATGGTGGGGTGGTTTTGCTCTTAATTCACCAGCGCTTACAACCGGCGGCGACAACTGAGTtacacaacaaccacctttGAAGCCGAATGCAATGAAAAGACTGAAGCAGGATCTCGTTGCTCTTGTTGATCTCATGTGTGTCAAGTGATTCCAGTAATCACAACGATCCAGAATGCCCGAGTCTTCAAGTCTACGATATCCAGAACGCCTTCCCAGTCCCAAAATAATACCCTATAATACAGATAGTCAAGAAtcgaagaaaaggggggttaaAACAGAAGTGAAAAAGAAGCCAATTTCTAGCCAAagttcatcaccatcctccgcgGTACCAAGTTATCGACGGTCCGAAATCATAGATCCGGATCACCCTTTGACACCTTCAGGGTTGCGTTTACTCGAAGATCGAGAACAATTCAGATCCATCAGTAGCGCATGGTCCGGTTTCGAGTCTCTCGTTTCCAGGCACGACACAAGTCTGATTCCTTTCGTTTTGTGGTGCCAAGGCAAAGCTTGTCTGCCCAAGGAAAGGAAACAACTGAGCACCATCGGTTTCTCCCTCTGAAAAAAGGTCTGTTAGCTTGGTGCGCTATATCCTGGACGTAGGGGGGGAAAGCAAAGATGGACCTACCACCATCAGCACGTCCGCCGCATGAGAACAGAGTGACGGTGTCCCCTGGCTGCCGTCTGAGATCAACACTGATACAGCCCTGGGTCTATCAAAGAAGTTGTCTTAGTAACATTCTCCAAAAGCAAGCTAGTGGTGATGCTAATGGTTAGGGATCACTTACCAGAGTGCTCACGATCAAAGCAGCAAGTTCCCGGTTGTTGTTATGTTTACCAGCGGTAATAACATCAAACTTCTCGTTCGGGCTACCTGTACAGTCCACAAGCGAGACAGGAATCAAATTCTGTCGAAAGTCGCCAGCGGTCGGGTCGATAAAGAGACACTTGTTGTTTGGTGCCCTGATGGTGACATCGGAAAAGGCCCGGGTAGCGCCTTCGTCCCGCTGATGAGACTGAGCTGCAGCAGTGGGCTGGAGAGTACCGCCGGCACGAGACACGGGCACAGGTTCGGTAGGGTTGACCGAGGGGATGCTCCCACCGCCATTGTTATTGCCATTatccttgttgttgttgccgccgttgtcgttgttcccgccgttgttgttgccatcGTTGATGTTACCGTTCCCGGCACCAggggcagtggtggttgacTGGGCAGGGGCAGCTGAAGGTGCGGTCGTAGGAGTAACAGTCACTGTTCGAGTACTTTTAGTACAGCTCGAGGTGGAGGTACCGCTAGGATTACCAGAACTACCATTTCCGCCATTTCCACCGTTGCCAGCACTTTCATCGCCTCCGTTGTTCCCACCGTTGTTGTCATCATTGTTGCCGCCGTTTACACCGTTGTTGCCGCTAGCCggggcaccaccaccaatggTGAAGGTCTGGCTGGCGTCTCCATTCTGACAGTTCGCAATGTCAAGAGTGTTCCCCCTTGCGGTTGCGCAAAAGTTTCCTCCTTCGTTTTGAGGGCTCAGTGAAAGCGGGCCGGCACCGCCGTCAAAGTCAAACAGCTGAGAGTCAGTCACATCACCCCCTGAAAATATCAGCATACATTCTCTTATTCAATCAGTCCAATAATCTTACCTCCATCCGCTCGACCGCCGcatgagaagaggagaagctgatTCCCGGCTTGTCGGCGCGAATCAAAATTCAGGCAAGCATTGGTCAAGGATGACACGATGAGGGCCACGCCATCGCCTCTGATATGAGCGCCGGCAGTGATGACGTCCCAGCCCTGCCCATTAGTAGAACCGCAGTCCGCAATCTGAACGGGAGTAAGGTTGGCTCGGAAATCTCCAGACAGCTCGTCAACGAAAAGACATTTCCCGTCTGATGTTCGGATCTCAACGTTGGAGAAAGCCCGGGTAGCACCATTGTCCCTCTGATGGGCTTCGGCCGTGGCCTCTTCATTGAGGGAGTCAACTGCCCGATGTCGTACAAGCGGGGAGGCTCCCACGACAGCAGCCCAGGCCAGCAAAGATGTGAGCGAAGACACCATGATTGTAGATGAAAATGAATGAGAGACGGCAGAAAACAGCCGATCAACCTGCTCGAAGAAAGGAATTGATGTCCGCGCAGCAGActggaaaaagaaggacaagaaagaAATGAAGAAGGAACGTGAGAAATGGATGATATTCACAACACTACGCTGAGAGTTGAGTGAAGGGAATATATACCATAGATATATCAGACGAAGTGGACGGCCCTGCCTGGCTACTTATCCCTGTTCATGGGCTTCCACAAGAAGGCCCTATCACCCCCTACACGGGCATTTGGGGTAAAAGGGACTTCATGATGGGGTTTCATGGTCTCTCATATGTGTACACCTAGGCTCACTTGGAGGGCTGTTTCGTGCCGAAGTTGAAAGTGACCAAGGCGATGGCCTGCAAAATCCAGGATGGCGATTCAGGGGCCGATCAGTTGATCCTTGATCAGAGtctgggatggtggtgatgagaggatAACGCAGGGGTCAGGGCCAAATGTTTCCTGTTGAAAGACGCGCGGAAAAGGCCATCGGAGAGCGAAGCGCTGTCTGTTGACGCTGGGAGAGACCGATGGCAGGGCAGCTTGGTTCCACGGCTTACACGCCTGCCAAAAGATGGGATGTGTTTGGCCCAAAACGGAGGGCTGCACCCCTGTAGCACATCCCGGACACACTCGCCAGCGGGTGACCTGCACAGTCGCTGAATTTTGAGCTGGGGTTTGGAGATCACGGCCTGGGCTGTGAAACGGTACCTGTAAGAGATGGCGCCAAGATCGGGGGTCGTCCGCCACACAATACCCTCGCAACAGCGGCACAGAACGCAGGATATGGAGAAGGGTCCATCGTCTCAACGAAAGTTCCTCGAAGAAAAGGGCTGCAGAAAGAGAGCAAGAGGGATTTTGTGACCCTGGCATCCATGCTGTTGTCCTTCGTGTTTGCAGCGATCAAAGAAAATCCCCCGCTGAAGGCCCCACCTTGAACCAGTGGGCCGGGATGACGTCGAGCAGTATCGACCCACCGTTGTGGCCTCTCCTGTGTTGTTCCCATGTAATACATAGGTAAAAAGCTTTCATGTTCTCGGAGGTAGACGAGAGCTGTATATAACGTTGTCTGGGAATCTCATCTCAAGTACTCACATTGTTGATGGTTAAATGTTGTTGCAAATCCCTGCTGCCTACACCACCTCATACAGAAGAGAAAGTACATGGGACTTCGAGCGCGCAGAACTACTACTACTCGAATGCATGAAGTCCGTCTCCTCTGAAGTCCTGCGTATTCTAGTATATCTCCACTACTACATCTTCAGATGGTTGCCCCGGGTCTCAGACCCTCAAGCTCGGTGCAACTGAGACTCGCCGGGAGCCCATTCTTGAGGCCGACCATGTGGGAAGCTTGGTGCTGGGTGTCTGGCAAATGGGATCCGGTAGATAAGAGAAGACTACGGCGGTTGTGTGCTCTGGCCTGGGATCGGTCACCGCGTGAAGATGTTCAGATGAATCATGGACGTAAGGTTGCATACACAGCTCCAACTGCCTGCGTGATGGGCCATGTGGAGATGAATTGTCGACACAccaagggttagggtcaaAGACTTGATTCACTCCCAAACCGCCCCGCTTCTTTGCCAGGGCCACAGCCCTAATCAACGTTTCTCTGCCAAGACGTCCACTCCGCAAAATTTCCAGATACCAGACCTCAATTGCGATTGCGCCTTGTCCGACTCCGAACGACAGCTTCCGACACGAACGATCAACCTCACTCATCTCCGCCAAATCACCCATTACACACCGTCAAAATGCCTGGAGGAGTCACCGTTCGCGATGTCGATGTAAGTTTTGGGAGCCCTTCGCCATGACGGCCTTTGCGACCGAGACCCGAACACTCTTTCGCCGTCCGAGTCGCTGCCAGCTTCCTCAAACGAGGCTCGGGTtggccgacgacgatggaCCGCTGGTCACGACAGCAACAtggaagatgatgggagcAGGCGTGAGGGGGTCGAAAGATCTCTGAAGACGGAATTGTGCTAATCATATTGTGTTGCTTGGTTCAAGGCCCACAAGTTCGTCGGTAAGTCTTGCTTTGCTTCATTTTGCCTCGATATGTCTGTTGCGCAGTGCGGCAAATGGCTGACTCTGAATAGGCGCCTACGCCGCTTTCTTGAAGCGTCAGGGCAAGCTCCCCGTCCCCGGTTGGGTTGACACCGTCAAGACCGGCCCCGCCAAGGAGATGCCTCCCCAGGACATCGACTGGTTCTACGTCCGTGCCGCTGCCGTCGCTCGTCACGTCTACCTTCGCAAGACCGTTGGTGTcggccgcctccgccgcgtTCACGGCAGCGCCAAGAACCGTGGCTCGcgcccctcccaccacgTCGAGGCCTCCGGCAGCGTTGATCGCAAGATCATGCAGGCTCTTGAGAAGATCCAGGTCCTtgagcaggatgaggagaagggtggCCGCCGCATCACGCAGCAGGGTCAGCGTGATCTTGACCGTGAGTGTACTTGATCTCTCGAGCCGTTTGCACTTTGCTAACGTACGTAAACGTAGGTATTGCCCAGACCGTTGCTGAggctgagggtgaggaggatgaggatgacgagtAAATGTCGTCTTTTCCAACAGTCGCTTTACACACCAGGCTCTTTGCTGAGTACGCAAAGATGTGAAACGGAAGGGTCGGCATGGCATGGATTCCCGGTAGCATATGGGTTAGGCGTCAAGAAAGGATTTAATGGCTTGCTTGATCATGCCTTTCCTCGCTCACCTAGGCGACCAAGCTGGCTTTATATGTGCTAGCTTTTAAAGCATATCTGCCATAAGACGGTATTTTCTCCAGCTTTCCTGCGCGTAGAGCGTAAATCAATACCCAACAAACCAAGTCAAACAAACAATAGTCCCATCTTCTCCGTGACTGACACGTAGGCCACGTTTCCACGGCTCAGCGCACCCAGTTACCTCGTCAAATGCCAACGTCGGCCTCCAGACGACATTCTCCTGCTGTGTCCTTAACCACTTATGACCCAAGCAAGCTGCCAGTCTCAACATCTAGCCTACCATTTTGTTTCTCACAAGCGTATATTTAGATAAGTAGTCAACCACTTCTGTCTCCTGGCTGGGAAGGTACCCGATCGCTTCCTTGTGAAGGCACTCTCCGAGAAGCATCTCTCACTCGCTACTTCGAGTCATTACATGGTTAGACACCTGCCATTCCCTCTAGTTCGTCATGGTTGTCGACGTAATCCAACCACACTGCGCTGTCTTCCCTGTTCCAAAGTAACTCCTTGGTCACCActacccaccacccccttgtCTACTGTTGCCTAGGTGGCTAGCTATCAAGGTAAGCTTCAACCTTTCAGCTTCTTCGAGACCGCGACTTCCTTCTAATGCTCTTTCCAAGTGCCCCAGCTATTAGGCATCTGACCtaaggtcgtcgtcgtccaggACCGAGAGCCGCAGCCTAGATTTCCTTGGTCGCCCGGTCCATCCATGTTTCCTCCAAGCTTCTCTCGCTATTCTCATTTTCTTGACCTCAACCCACGCATTTCATGACGCCGTCGAAAAAATGGAGACGTTCTCTTCGACTTCGATCAAGCTTACTCGGGAGGCGTTGATGCTCTCAGAACTCCATATTGCGACTCTCAATGGCGACCTCCAACATGTGAGAGAGCTCCTGAAGAGCACCTCCACGTCACCTGGCGGTACAAGAAAAGTTATCGAAGCGCGCGACCGACATGGGACAACACCACTCATGACAGCCGTTCTCTATGGTCGTCTCGCTATTGTGAAGCTCCTTTTGAGATATGGCGCTTCGAGGAAAGCACAAGACCTTGAAGGCCGTGTCACCTGGGAGTACTCGCGCGCTTCATTGTTCGACCGAAAGCCAAAGATGTACCAACACCTGGGCTTTCCCCCAATCTCCCGAAGTCGGCAACGTGAGAGAAGGAGAATTGCCATAATTCTGAAATATCCCGCCGCTTTGCGATCTTGGTAAGCATTCTGGTCCACCCCTACAATATGTGTTCCTTTCACAGATCC contains the following coding sequences:
- the ISA2 gene encoding [4Fe-4S] proteins maturation (BUSCO:EOG09265G5K; EggNog:ENOG503P4Q9; COG:C; COG:U) is translated as MPPLHCVNPPATASLFIQLSMRRRAIATSPSILDLLLPLPVRSASGPTRAHHSVPTACTRQIPHQSGPSQIAARSPRSSWRPCSPRGNLTRRSFTTTMPRSAATTAPPSGTTRALFNPQTDDDGQEMMLEITPRAAKRLSEIMAKDSNPYLALRIQVESGGCHGFQYLMKLVTLPDSLHSSSATDGAAESTSAIGEDDTIFTFAADGESAPTDLTAPKIILDTPSLELLKGSKVDFTMELIGSQFKIVDNPLATSSCGCGTSFDIKI
- a CDS encoding uncharacterized protein (EggNog:ENOG503P0S1; COG:S) encodes the protein MVSSLTSLLAWAAVVGASPLVRHRAVDSLNEEATAEAHQRDNGATRAFSNVEIRTSDGKCLFVDELSGDFRANLTPVQIADCGSTNGQGWDVITAGAHIRGDGVALIVSSLTNACLNFDSRRQAGNQLLLFSCGGRADGGGDVTDSQLFDFDGGAGPLSLSPQNEGGNFCATARGNTLDIANCQNGDASQTFTIGGGAPASGNNGVNGGNNDDNNGGNNGGDESAGNGGNGGNGSSGNPSGTSTSSCTKSTRTVTVTPTTAPSAAPAQSTTTAPGAGNGNINDGNNNGGNNDNGGNNNKDNGNNNGGGSIPSVNPTEPVPVSRAGGTLQPTAAAQSHQRDEGATRAFSDVTIRAPNNKCLFIDPTAGDFRQNLIPVSLVDCTGSPNEKFDVITAGKHNNNRELAALIVSTLVSDP
- the RPS19A gene encoding Protein component of the small (40S) ribosomal subunit (EggNog:ENOG503P1YW; COG:J), with the translated sequence MPGGVTVRDVDAHKFVGAYAAFLKRQGKLPVPGWVDTVKTGPAKEMPPQDIDWFYVRAAAVARHVYLRKTVGVGRLRRVHGSAKNRGSRPSHHVEASGSVDRKIMQALEKIQVLEQDEEKGGRRITQQGQRDLDRIAQTVAEAEGEEDEDDE